A stretch of the Esox lucius isolate fEsoLuc1 chromosome 2, fEsoLuc1.pri, whole genome shotgun sequence genome encodes the following:
- the LOC106024615 gene encoding high choriolytic enzyme 1-like, with protein sequence MEQIPSVSLLLLLLGLSQASPVMKQVDGPEISMTKTILTINNGSRQFLLEGDIVTPTTRNAMICYSSGCFWRKGSNGKVEVPYIVSSEFSSNERHTIETAVKNINSKTCIRFVPRQNQADYLSYEPRDGCWSSLGRQGNQQVVSLQSDGCVAFGIVQHESLHALGFQHEQTRSDRDDYVVINWSNIDPDNSFNFDKTHTNNLNTPYDYGSVMHYDNTAFSINGQDTITPIPDPNVPIGQRVGLSSTDILKINRLYNC encoded by the exons ATGGAACAaattccctctgtctccctcctactGCTGCTGTTGGGCCTCTCTCAGGCCAGCCCTGTGATGAAGCAGGTAGATGGACCAGAGATCAGCATGACTAAGACAATTCTCACCATTAACAACGGATCCAGGCAGTTTCTTCTGGAGGGGGACATTGTAACACCAACAACCAGAAATGCCATGATTTGCTACAG TTCAGGGTGCTTCTGGAGGAAAGGCTCTAATGGAAAGGTTGAAGTTCCCTACATAGTGAGCAGTGAATTCTCCTCCAATGAGAGGCATACTATTGAGACTGCTGTCAAGAACATCAACTCCAAGACCTGCATTCGCTTCGTGCCTCGTCAGAATCAGGCTGACTACCTCAGCTATGAGCCTAGAGACGGGTGCTGGTCTTCTCTTGGAAGACAAGGAAACCAACAGGTTGTCTCCCTGCAAAGTGACGGCTGCGTTGCTTTCGGCATCGTTCAGCACGAGAGTCTCCACGCTCTGGGCTTCCAGCACGAGCAAACCAGGAGCGACCGTGACGATTACGTCGTAATCAACTGGAGTAACATCGACCCTGACAACTCCTTCAACTTTGATAAAACACATACCAACAACCTGAACACTCCCTATGACTACGGCTCTGTCATGCACTATGATAACACAGCCTTCTCCATCAATGGACAGGATACCATCACCCCCATCCCCGACCCCAACGTGCCCATCGGCCAGAGAGTGGGACTGTCCTCCACTGACATCCTGAAGATCAACAGACTCTACAACTGCTAA